One Ricinus communis isolate WT05 ecotype wild-type chromosome 7, ASM1957865v1, whole genome shotgun sequence genomic region harbors:
- the LOC125370587 gene encoding glucosidase 2 subunit beta-like, whose product MEMTHFSFRLHNFIPFSHLLLFLYTFAHSKSSLLGVHPLDEKYFASRVIQCKDGSKSFTRDCFNDNFCDCVDGTDEPGTSACPRGKFYCRNLGSKPQFIFSSRVNDQICDCCDGSDEYDSSVNCPNTCVMGGDLNYRIGSRISSIDVNESKETVLREDLYKATALQMVIILQVVLLGCVLIYRLFHGRAKLKRRHYQ is encoded by the exons ATGGAGATGACCCATTTCAGTTTCAGACTCCACAACTTCATCCCCTTCTCTCATCTCCTTCTATTTCTTTATACCTTTGCTCATTCCAAATCATCTCTTCTCGGTGTCCACCCTTTAG ATGAGAAGTACTTTGCTTCAAGGGTTATCCAGTGCAAGGACGGCTCAAAATCCTTCACTAGAGATTGTTTCAATGATAATTTCTGTGATTGTGTTGATGGGACGGATGAACCCG GAACTTCAGCCTGTCCCAGAGGCAAATTTTATTGCAGGAATTTAGGAAGTAAACCTCAGTTTATTTTTTCATCTCGTGTTAATGATCAAATTTGTG ATTGCTGTGATGGAAGTGATGAGTATGATAGTAGTGTCAACTGCCCGAACACGTGTGTCATGGGTGGTGACCTGAATTACAGGATTGGAAGTCGTATCTCATCTATTGATGTAAATGAATCAAAAGAGACAGTTCTTCGGGAGGATCTGTATAAGGCTACAG CGTTGCAGATGGTAATAATCCTGCAGGTGGTTCTCCTTGGTTGCGTGCTGATATATCGATTATTTCACGGGCGTGCCAAATTAAAAAGAAGGCATTATCAATGA